The Podospora pseudopauciseta strain CBS 411.78 chromosome 2 map unlocalized CBS411.78m_2, whole genome shotgun sequence genome has a window encoding:
- the CNA1 gene encoding 3',5'-cyclic-nucleotide phosphodiesterase (PDEase) (3':5'-CNP) (EggNog:ENOG503NTWU; COG:T), whose protein sequence is MDTEDAGAQGFDPRTQQVDNAIRAIQQKKPLPEIDFTIHVMEDGTQVSTQERVCKDVQAPAMYKPTDDQFFEDESQQKPNIQFLKQHFYREGRLTEEQALWILKKGTEILRAEPNLLEMDAPITVCGDVHGQYYDLMKLFEVGGDPAETRYLFLGDYVDRGYFSIECVLYLWALKIHYPKSLWLLRGNHECRHLTDYFTFKLECKHKYSEAIYEACMESFCSLPLAAVMNKQFLCIHGGLSPELHTLDDIRNIDRFREPPTQGLMCDILWADPLEDFGQEKTTDYFLHNHVRGCSYFFSYPAACHFLEKNNLLSVIRAHEAQDAGYRMYRKTRTTGFPSVMTIFSAPNYLDVYNNKAAVLKYENNVMNIRQFNCTPHPYWLPNFMDVFTWSLPFVGEKITDMLIAILSTCSEEELREESSASSPGPVSPPLPSASSVGSQDPESIEFKRRAIKNKILAIGRLSRVFQVLREESEKVSELKTVSGGRLPAGTLMLGAEGIKNAISSFEDARKVDIQNERLPPSHDEVQKQKDEEHAQALERATREAEQDKKLQTLSRRLSTDRKR, encoded by the exons ATGGACACCGAGGACGCCGGCGCCCAGGGCTTCGACCCCCGCACCCAGCAGGTCGACAACGCCATCCGCGCCATACAGCAGAAGAAGCCGCTCCCTGAGATTGACTTTACCATTCATGTGATGGAGGATGGCACTCAGGTCAGCACCCAGGAGAGAGTCTGCAAAG ATGTGCAAGCTCCCGCCATGTACAAGCCCACCGACGACCAATTCTTCGAGGACGAGTCGCAACAAAAGCCCAACATTCAGTTCCTAAAGCAGCACTTCTACCGCGAGGGCCGCTTGACTGAGGAGCAGGCGCTATGGATCCTCAAGAAGGGCACCGAGATCCTCCGCGCCGAGCCCAACCTACTCGAGATGGACGCGCCCATCACCGTCTGCGGTGACGTCCACGGCCAGTACTACGACTTGATGAAGCTGTTTGAGGTCGGCGGCGACCCGGCGGAGACGAGGTATCTGTTCTTGGGCGACTATGTCGACCGTGGCTACTTCAGTATCGAGTGCGTGTTGTACCTGTGGGCGCTCAAGATTCACTACCCCAAGTCTCTGTGGCTGCTGCGTGGCAACCACGAGTGTCGCCACCTGACGGATTACTTCACCTTCAAGCTCGAGTGCAAGCACAAGTACTCCGAGGCCATCTACGAGGCATGCATGGAGTCGTTCTGTTCGTTGCCGCTGGCGGCTGTCATGAACAAGCAGTTTTTGTGCATCCACGGCGGTCTCAGCCCAGAGCTGCACACGCTGGATGACATTAGAAATATCGACCGCTTCCGcgaaccacccacccaagGCCTAATGTGCGACATCCTCTGGGCCGACCCCCTCGAGGACTTTGGCCAAGAAAAAACCACCGACTACTTCCTCCACAACCACGTCCGCGGCTGCTCCTACTTCTTCTCCTACCCGGCTGCCTGCCACTTCCTCGAGAAGAACAATCTGCTCTCTGTCATCCGTGCCCACGAGGCCCAGGACGCGGGGTACCGAATGTACCGTAAGACCCGCACAACGGGCTTCCCCTCGGTCATGACCATCTTTTCCGCCCCTAACTATCTGGACGTGTATAACAACAAGGCGGCTGTTCTAAAATACGAGAACAACGTCATGAACATTAGACAGTTCAACTGCACCCCCCACCCGTACTGGCTCCCCAACTTCATGGACGTCTTCACCTGGTCGCTGCCCTTTGTGGGAGAAAAGATCACGGACATGTTGATTGCCATCCTGTCAACCTGCTCCGAGGAGGAACTCCGTGAGGAatcatccgcctcctcgccTGGTCCAGTATCCCCCCCCTTGCCCTCGGCCTCGAGCGTCGGGAGCCAAGATCCGGAATCGATCGAATTCAAGAGACGTGCGATCAAGAACAAGATTTTGGCCATCGGACGACTGTCGAGGGTCTTCCAGGTTTTGAGAGAGGAATCCGAGAAGGTGTCGGAGCTCAAGACGGTCAGCGGCGGGAGACTGCCCGCCGGCACGCTGATGCTCGGCGCCGAGGGGATCAAGAATGCGATCTCGAGCTTTGAGGACGCCAGGAAGGTGGACATTCAGAACGAGAGGCTGCCGCCTAGCCATGACGAGGtgcagaagcagaaggacGAGGAGCACGCCCAGGCGCTGGAGCGGGCGACGAGGGAGGCGGAGCAGGATAAGAAGTTGCAGACGCTGAGTAGGAGGTTGAGCAC GGATCGCAAGCGGTAG
- the SOU1 gene encoding Sorbose reductase sou1 (EggNog:ENOG503NXQY; COG:Q): MSHVSPAGLFAHDSTAPPASNRVLPLFSLAGKTAIVSGATAGIGYAVAQGFAEAGANVAIWYNSKKEQAEAAAAEIEKDFGVKCKAYQVNVASFPAVSSVINDHILPEFNSRLDIFVANSGIAWEDGPMLDGAAEDRIKRYKQIIDTNLDGTFYCARVAGEIFRRQKQEGLEGFTYGSFIATASMSGSIVNIPQLQTAYNASKAGVIHLVKSLAVEWVGFARANTVSPGYIVTEISKFCDEGTKRAWRDKIPMGREGMPNELKGAYLYLASDAASYTTGIDLVVDGGYCAP; the protein is encoded by the exons ATGTCCCACGTTTCCCCAGCTGGGCTCTTCGCCCACGACTCTACCGCTCCTCCTGCCAGCAACAGAGTTCTGCCTCTGTTTTCCCTCGCTGGAAAGACCGCCATCGTCTCGGGCGCCACAGCTGGTATCGGTTACGCTGTTGCTCAGGGGTTCGCCGAAGCGGGCGCCAACGTGGCGATATGGTACAACTccaagaaggagcaggcTGAGGCTGCCGCAGCCGAGATCGAGAAGGACTTTGGCGTCAAGT GCAAAGCCTACCAAGTAAACGTCGCCTCCTTCCCCGCCGTCTCCTCGGTCATTAAcgaccacatcctccccgaGTTCAACTCCCGCCTCGACATCTTCGTCGCCAACTCGGGCATCGCCTGGGAAGACGGCCCCATGCTCGACGGCGCGGCCGAGGACCGCATCAAGCGCTACAAGCAAATCATCGacaccaacctcgacggCACCTTCTACTGCGCCAGAGTGGCCGGGGAGATCTTCCGCCGGCAGAAGCAAGAGGGGCTCGAGGGGTTCACCTACGGCAGCTTCATTGCTACGGCGAGCATGAGCGGGAGTATTGTGAACATCCCCCAGCTGCAGACGGCGTATAATGCGAGCAAGGCGGGCGTGATTCACTTGGTCAAGAGTCTGGCGGTGGAGTGGGTTGGTTTTGCGAGGGCGAACACGGTGAGCCCGGGGTATATTGTTACGGAGATTAGCAAGTTTTGCGATGAGGGGACGAAGAGGGCTTGGAGGGATAAGATTccgatggggagggaggggatgccGAATGAGTTGAAGGGGGCGTATTTGTATCTGGCGAGCGATGCGGCTTCGTATACTACGGGGATTgatttggtggtggatggtgggtATTGCGCTCCTTGA
- the CBS1 gene encoding Cytochrome B translational activator protein cbs1, mitochondrial (EggNog:ENOG503NX3Q; COG:E), with product MLGSDGHESNYDWDFIQHYVKEDKRDRSVTQDQHYWGAEIASNPPTVSYNEVMNSDQGVADLTAKIQKYGFSFISSTPSHDPDLTRQVLERIAFIRLTHYGGFYDFIPDLAMADTAYTNLALPAHTDNTYFTDPSGLQAFHLLSHTPPPGVSAETVQGGASLLVDGFNAAKVLKKEDPKAYEILTQVRLPWHASGNAGITITPDRLYPVLEVVDGELGRVRWNNDDRGVVPFGEGYTPEEWYGAARKWDEMLRRRESEYWVQLTPGRVLGEVFDALN from the exons ATGTTAGGGTCCGACGGCCATGAGAGCAACTATGACTGGGACTTCATCCAGCACTACGTgaaggaggacaagagggACAGAAGCGTCACCCAGGA CCAGCACTACTGGGGCGCGGAAATAGcctccaacccacccaccgtCTCCTACAACGAAGTGATGAACTCTGACCAAGGCGTGGCCGACCTCACAGCAAAGATC CAAAAATACggcttctccttcatctcctccaccccctcccacgaCCCGGACCTAACCCGCCAGGTCCTCGAGCGCATCGCCTTCATCCGCCTGACCCACTACGGCGGCTTCTACGACTTCATCCCCGACCTCGCCATGGCCGACACGGCCtacaccaacctcgccctccccgcCCACACGGACAACACTTACTTCACCGATCCCTCCGGCCTCCAAGctttccacctcctctctcacacccctcccccgggTGTTTCTGCCGAGACCGTCCAGGGCGGTGCTTCCTTGTTGGTGGACGGTTTCAACGCCGCCAAGGTGTTGAAAAAGGAGGACCCAAAGGCGTACGAGATTTTGACTCAAGTCCGACTGCCCTGGCATGCGAGCGGGAACGCGGGGATTACGATCACCCCGGATAGGTTGTATCCcgtgttggaggtggtggatggggagctggggagggtgaggtggaaTAATGATGATAGGGGGGTTGTGCCgtttggggaggggtatACTCCCGAGGAGTGGTAtggggcggcgaggaagtgggatgagatgctgaggaggagggagagtgAGTATTGGGTGCAGTTGACGCCGGGGAGGGTGCTTGGTGAGGTCTTTGATGCTCTTAActga
- the UBP15 gene encoding ubiquitin-specific protease ubp15 (EggNog:ENOG503NWAD; COG:O; BUSCO:EOG092606AJ; MEROPS:MER0002179) — protein sequence MADNQHNGDAASPNAMLLDQPEEHIVEPNGTESEDVAIINPDSMETDVVLATDSDAMKEIVLPPLAEEPRILEDVVHTWEVQGWRTMNKKERGPIFQAGGYPWRILLFPHGNNVLDQCSIYLEHGFDTNSVPDNWSCCVQFALVLWNPKDPSLMFHHSAHHRFTKEESDWGFTRFLECRKMFNVVWETADRPLVENDAANITAFVRVVEDETGVLWHNFNNYDSKKETGYVGLKNQGATCYLNSLLQSLYFTNAFRKAIYSIPTEHEEDMKNSAYTLQRLFYQLQTSNVAVSTNELTKSFGWETRHIFEQQDVQELSRKLMERMEDKMKGTDLEKALPMMFSGKIKTYISCINVPYESSRVEDFWDVQLNVSGNANLLDSFQDYIQVEKLDGENQYFAGDTYKLQDADKGVIFNSFPDVLHLQLKRFEYDINLDTMMKINDRYEFPEEFDASAYLSKEADRSEPWEYELHGVLVHSGDLNAGHYYAFLKPEKDGWWYKYDDDKVTKATKREVLEENFGGFYKTTGGRPQLNAKKQPIMRPNSAYMLVYIRKSRLDKILCPVTPADAPEHLQKRFEQEHAAREAKRKEREEQHLYLGVKAVTDETFKAHGGVDLTAFDAAVGSEPGSYKQYKLLRTASMADLANEIATDIGEDPRRVRLWIMVNRQNKTVRPDQPVMDLRPTVEETYSRATAHRDQALRVWVEIADEVDADGAAVWPTYPGLPNGVVVKNDLILLFLKWFDVESQCLRGVGHIYFSKEKKVEDLIPVILKKMNWGEKLPSDEKIMLWEEIKPSMIEGLKVKLTLKAAELQDGDIICFQRTRDEKKYKLGLGAERQGSEETAVDRYEDVRDYYDFLNNKKNVDFHAHPQKCDPKQYPEFSLVLNTKMNYDKLCEKVGEKLNVEPTHLRFYTVNASSNNPRTAVKRGHQSLANILIPAGYGQLNMNQRNDALYFEVLDMSLAELDTKKSIKITWLSEGITKEEQFDVLVPKSGHVEDLIEALVKKAKIPSEEEAGKIRVYETSSHHKWFRDLARDYSVLSINDYTSVIAERMPAEDAAVSDQANFISCFHFHGEPSRAHGIPFRFLVKEGEKFADTKKRLEQRTGIKGKSFEKIKFAVIRRSSFSRPQYLEDDDILWDIATNTDDLLGLDHPDRARTTRNGAGDLFLKG from the exons CCAGTGCTCCATTTACCTGGAGCATGGTTTCGACACCAACAGTGTTCCCGACAACTGGAGCTGCTGTGTGCAGTTTGCCCTCGTCCTGTGGAATCCCAAAGACCCATCCCTAATGTTTCATCACTCGGCGCATCATCGATtcaccaaggaggagagcGACTGGGGCTTCACTAGGTTTCTGGAGTGCCGGAAGATGTTCAATGTTGTCTGGGAGACTGCAGACAGGCCTCTGGTGGAAAACGATGCTGCCAACATCACCGCTTTCGTCAGAGTTGTCGAGGACGAAACGGGCGTTTTATGGCACAACTTCAACAACTACGATTCCAAGAAGGAGACTGGCTACGTTGGTCTTAAGAACCAAGGCGCTACCTGTTACCTCAACTCACTCCTTCAGTCATTATACTTTACCAATGCTTTCCGCAAGGCCATTTACAGTATCCCCACAGAGCACGAAGAGGATATGAAAAACAGCGCTTATACACTGCAGAGACTCTTCTACCAACTTCAGACTTCGAATGTCGCTGTTAGCACCAACGAGCTCACCAAGTCTTTTGGCTGGGAAACGCGGCACATTTTTGAGCAGCAAGATGTGCAAGAGCTTTCTAGGAAGCTCATGGAGCGTATGGAGGACAAGATGAAGGGCACCGACCTGGAAAAGGCGCTTCCCATGATGTTCAGCGGCAAGATCAAAACCTACATCTCCTGCATCAACGTCCCCTACGAATCAAGTCGCGTCGAGGACTTTTGGGACGTTCAGCTTAATGTCAGCGGGAACGCGAATCTGCTGGATAGTTTTCAAGACTACATCCAGGTGGAGAAGCTCGACGGAGAAAACCAGTACTTTGCCGGAGACACGTACAAGTTGCAGGACGCCGACAAGGGAGTCATCTTCAACAGCTTCCCAGACGTCCTCCATTTGCAGCTGAAGCGGTTCGAGTACGACATCAATCTCGACACTATGATGAAGATCAATGATCGCTACGAGTTTCCCGAGGAGTTTGATGCCTCAGCCTATCTGTCAAAGGAGGCTGATAGGTCCGAGCCATGGGAATACGAGCTTCACGGTGTTCTGGTACACAGCGGTGATCTCAATGCGGGTCACTACTATGCGTTCCTGAAACCAGAAAAGGACGGCTGGTGGTACAAATATGACGATGATAAGGTCACCAAGGCCACGAAACGCGAAGTCCTGGAGGAGAACTTTGGCGGCTTCTACAAGACAACTGGTGGCCGTCCCCAACTCAACGCCAAGAAACAACCCATCATGCGGCCAAACAGCGCCTACATGCTGGTTTACATCCGGAAGTCGAGATTGGACAAGATTCTCTGCCCTGTCACGCCAGCCGATGCTCCGGAACATCTCCAGAAAAGGTTCGAGCAAGAACATGCTGCCCGTGAAGCTAAGCGcaaggagagagaagagCAACACCTTTACCTCGGGGTCAAAGCCGTCACAGATGAGACGTTCAAGGCTCATGGCGGAGTTGACCTGACGGCATTTGATGCCGCCGTGGGTTCAGAACCGGGCTCCTACAAGCAGTACAAGCTCCTTCGCACGGCGTCAATGGCAGACTTGGCCAACGAGATAGCCACCGACATTGGAGAGGATCCAAGACGCGTGCGATTATGGATCATGGTGAACCGGCAAAACAAGACAGTCAGACCAGACCAGCCAGTGATGGATCTTCGCCCGACAGTCGAAGAGACGTACAGCAGAGCCACGGCACACCGGGATCAAGCGCTCCGTGTGTGGGTTGAAATTGCTGACGAAGTCGACGCTGATGGGGCTGCCGTCTGGCCGACCTATCCCGGGCTCCCGAATGGTGTGGTTGTCAAAAATGACTTGATCCTACTCTTCCTGAAATGGTTCGACGTCGAGTCGCAGTGCTTGCGGGGTGTTGGCCACATTTATTTCagcaaggaaaagaaggttGAGGATCTCATTCCGGTCATTTTGAAAAAGATGAACTGGGGCGAGAAGCTGCCCAGTGACGAAAAGATCATGTTGTGGGAAGAAATCAAGCCTAGCATGATCGAGGGTCTCAAGGTCAAGCTGACGCTGAAAGCTGCCGAGCTTCAAGATGGAGACATTATTTGCTTCCAGCGAACCCGTGACGAGAAGAAGTACAAATTGGGGCTCGGCGCCGAAAGGCAGGGCTCTGAAGAAAC GGCGGTCGATCGCTACGAGGATGTTCGGGATTACTACGACtttctcaacaacaagaagaatgTGGATTTCCACGCTCACCCCCAGAAGTGCGATCCCAAGCAGTACCCGGAGTTCAGTCTGGTTCTCAACACGAAAATGAACTACGACAAGCTGTGTGAGAAGGTTGGTGAGAAGCTCAACGTTGAGCCAACGCACCTGCGGTTTTACACGGTTAATGCTAGCTCTAACAACCCCCGGACGGCGGTGAAGCGTGGGCATCAGTCGTTGGCCAATATCCTCATCCCGGCCGGTTACGGACAACTTAACATGAATCAGCGTAACGATGCTCTGTATTTTGAGGTGCTCGACATGAGCTTGGCCGAGTTGGATACCAAGAAGAGCATCAAAATCACGTGGCTGAGTGAGGGCATcaccaaggaggagcagTTCGATGTCTTGGTGCCCAAGAGCGGCCATGTGGAAGACCTTATCGAGGCTCTGGTCAAGAAGGCCAAAATTCCgagcgaggaagaggcgggCAAGATCCGCGTCTATGAAACTAGCAGTCATCACAAGTGGTTCAGAGATCTGGCCAGAGACTATTCGGTGCTCAGCATTAACGATTACACATCGGTGATAGCTGAGCGGATGCCCGCTGAGGATGCTGCGGTTTCGGACCAAGCAAACTTCATTTCCTGCTTCCACTTCCACGGCGAGCCCAGCAGAGCGCATGGAATCCCGTTCCGATTCTTGGTCAAGGAAGGAGAGAAGTTTGCCGACACCAAGAAGCGGCTGGAACAGCGCACTGGTATCAAGGGCAAGAGTTTTGAGAAGATCAAGTTTGCTGTGATCCGGAGATCATCATTCTCACGACCTCAATATTTGGAAGATG ACGATATTCTGTGGGACATTGCAACGAACACGGATGATCTGTTGGGATTAGACCACCCCGATCGGGCACGAACAACACGGAACGGCGCTGGAGACTTGTTCCTCAAGGGCTGA
- a CDS encoding uncharacterized protein (COG:S; EggNog:ENOG503NY3N) yields MTIPQTKVATATSVAIRALSYFFLRWALAPPFPALIFALFAVYLPSFVSGYLHEPKQELVDQVDVTVTDIPIEVEVPENGRRNRGTEKLVAEQLAVEETLTIEDRPLNPLKTLLSGAPNPRSLLLSATTLLINAICVGMVADRLFTERYHTGDDLSFARLGFVSEHEAKLLIREPDQSKMPVTVEVHIKDPVAPFDNPLWQSAGGIKFTTNETDYTAVVPIPLRNSKMRTYQWRTSNNHTGEFTTPPPVGHAEEATTGPFTFLSTSCIVSRLPYSPFDHPLAIPGFRYLAKVLPTLNAQFMLFLGDFIYADVPRYWGSSKSDYRQKYRQVYASPDWPSVGQNLSWIHTLDDHEIANDWSANSTGVYKAAFDPFEHYQAAANPPPARRAGGIAARKSATYYSFTQGPASFFLLDTRTFRSDNHLPDTAEQQKTMLGAEQLEDFLAWLKKPEPKGVKWKIVASSVPFTKNWPVNTQDTWGGFLMERRKVLEAMWDVSRRGVGVVVLSGDRHEFAATKFPPPVPVLVEGEGEGEVHVEGRAWPEEATVWEFSASPLSQFYSPVGTYRERDGEDVMVKYIHKGNSKFGAITIENLEGGDQSSLKYRLFVDGEEVWNTVLLSPKGDQAPARGSFWSKLIGA; encoded by the exons ATGACGATACCACAAACGAAAGTCGCGACAGCGACATCGGTCGCTATCAGGGCACTCAGTTACTTCTTTTTACGATGG GCTCTTGCTCCT CCATTTCCCGCCCTTATCTTTGCGTTATTCGCTGTCTACCTGCCATCATTTGTGTCGGGATATCTGCATGAGCCAAAGCAGGAACTAGTTGATCAAGTTGATGTCACAGTAACGGACATTCCAatcgaggttgaggttcCCGAGAATGGCAGGAGAAACCGCGGGACCGAAAAGCTGGTGGCCGAACAGCTGGCTGTTGAGGAGACCCTCACGATCGAAGACagacccctgaaccccttaAAGACACTGCTCTCTGGTGCTCCCAACCCGCGGAGTTTGCTTCTGTCAGCTACCACGCTTCTGATCAACGCTATCTGCGTCGGCATGGTCGCTGACCGTCTGTTCACCGAACGCTATCACACTGGCGATGACCTCTCTTTTGCCAGACTCGGCTTTGTCTCTGAACATGAGGCCAAGCTTCTCATTAGAGAGCCAGACCAGTCCAAGATGCCCGTCACCGTTGAAGTACACATCAAGGACCCGGTGGCGCCTTTTGACAACCCCCTGTGGCAGAGCGCTGGTGGTATCAAGTTCACCACCAACGAAACCGACTACACCGCCGTTgttcccatccccctccggAACTCCAAGATGCGCACCTACCAATGGCGCACCTCGAATAACCACACCGGAGAgttcaccacccctcctcccgtcgGCCACGCTGAAGAggccaccaccggccccttcaccttcctctccacctcctgcaTCGTCTCCCGACTCCCTTACTCACCGTTTGACCACCCCTTGGCCATCCCAGGCTTCCGCTACCTCGCCAAGGTCCTTCCCACCCTCAACGCGCAATTCATGCTCTTCCTGGGAGACTTCATCTACGCCGATGTGCCCCGCTACTGGGGAAGTTCAAAGTCTGACTACAGGCAAAAATACCGCCAGGTCTACGCCTCGCCCGACTGGCCTTCTGTCGGTCAAAATCTCAGCTGGATTCACACCCTCGACGACCACGAAATCGCCAACGACTGGTCCGCCAACTCGACGGGCGTCTACAAGGCCGCTTTTGACCCCTTTGAGCACTACCAAGCAGCTGCCAACCCTCCCCCGGCACGCAGAGCAGGCGGCATCGCCGCTCGCAAATCGGCGACATACTACTCCTTCACCCAAGGCCCGGCGAGCTTTTTCCTGCTGGACACGAGGACGTTCCGGTCGGATAATCATCTTCCTGATACAGCCGAGCAACAAAAGACTATGCTTGGCGCTGAGCAGCTGGAGGACTTTTTGGCGTGGCTCAAGAAACCTGAGCCGAAAGGGGTGAAGTGGAAGATTGTGGCCAGCTCGGTGCCGTTTACGAAGAACTGGCCGGTTAACACTCAGGATACGTGGGGTGGGTTtttgatggagaggaggaaggtgctgGAGGCGATGTGGGATGtttcgaggaggggggtgggggttgtggtgctTAGTGGGGATAGGCACGAGTTTGCTGCGACCAAGTTCCCGCCGCCGGTTCCCgtgctggtggagggagagggagagggggaagtccatgtggaggggagggcgtgGCCGGAGGAGGCGACGGTGTGGGAGTTTTCGGCTAGTCCGTTGAGTCAGTTTTATAGTCCTGTTGGGACTTATAGGGAgagagatggggaggatgtgatGGTCAa GTATATTCATAAGGGAAACTCCAAGTTTGGAGCGATCACTATTGAGAATTTGGAGGGCGGTGATCAGAGCAGCTTGAAGTATAGGCTGTTTgtggacggggaggaggtgtggAACACGGTGCTTCTATCGCCTAAGGGGGACCAGGCTCCGGCGAGGGGGTCGTTTTGGAGTAAGTTGATTGGTGCTtag